In Myxocyprinus asiaticus isolate MX2 ecotype Aquarium Trade chromosome 16, UBuf_Myxa_2, whole genome shotgun sequence, a single window of DNA contains:
- the LOC127453945 gene encoding zinc finger protein 585B-like isoform X2 produces the protein MRLRWHKAMESSSVYMCFPCYQEFPTLEEVLAHQINCTAENPHLVNNETPIEAAAAAAGLPQVAMQSVSVPQTQTTMNLSSMLGQKKALQGDAPRVLYQCADCEVLFDALSLWQQHRKTGCCLETGPGPGGDQGESHETDGKVAQTVFSQPEDQEPEQEQHAHRQIEVNEERGLPEVKMENTSQENVARDEVSEKTVTPETFQQDLQSEPPEAPVDQATSVEPTAVENSPATRRRGQKKVKPPSSLLCVECGQSFSAVPELVTHRKIQHGLKDAIHRCTVCGEGFLNTTLFLYHRRQHRKEVEGEPKQAPLEIQQFSTAVLEAPGEGLLLLATAGEGQSLMEVTTLEQTITETPVAHVEVELHSNEMRGEDALQNDQEHAIEGTVSMENSEILVDNIVEMVEERTGVNEEERVEMITCNIEGEQSEDVETEKAVISENQGEVESNSAEEPVTASSSGTEGQSFLCHQCGSCFPIEQELAKHRSTKHGLEAALHTCTECGAEFMSTTQFLYHRREHRQNGPAGQTPSAEEKLRLFPASALTSIVKCRDDMPLRQPDATLEAPAKLSRDWSRTALPHECPHCGKGFTRRSLLREHVFQHTGEKLFNCKVCKKSFPSPASLLRHQLTHGGSRLFSCPFCDKRFFQATSLKRHMLIHQTGETQQRRIRGRGKGRTLSPNDGRVHICPECPASFKFESQLQSHRLLHTSHPFPCNVCGEAFIRRKDLDLHYLIHQDKEPKTCPNCDSQFLNQTVLDTHLQRCTGEVSVRRRYKGQGRGKVGGQLECDMCGHRCVTQDGLDLHRLSHTGQTPLRCPLAPCRRRFASNSALGEHLLAHCRGALGKKTAPRRFKCEYCGKEFAYPSTFSVHMRTHTNDRPFECSHCGKRFRQLPHLQDHERIHSGERPFTCWVCGKSFSVAARLTEHARVHSGERPYVCPRCPTAFRSRPNLDKHMRLHADDPVDPAAQSMLDDDAAVQTILLVQESASSSPSSSSSAMPVVQEGMFVAEEGGSSVVFLHHNLSMPTITVPTISVPSGTVPNISVVAGQDVPHTIEVILEETV, from the exons GTGGCAATGCAGTCTGTGTCAGTTCCTCAGACCCAGACAACTATGAATTTGTCTTCTATGCTAGGACAGAAGAAAGCTCTTCAAGGTGATGCTCCACGCGTTCTGTACCAGTGTGCTGACTGTGAGGTTCTCTTTGATGCTCTGTCGCTGTGGCAGCAGCACCGCAAGACGGGCTGTTGCCTTGAGACAGGGCCAGGACCTGGAGGAGACCAGGGAGAGAGCCATGAAACGGATGGTAAAGTAGCCCAAACAGTTTTTAGTCAACCAGAAGATCAGGAACCTGAGCAGGAACAGCACGCACACCGACAGATAGAGGTGAATGAAGAGAGAGGATTGCCTGAAGTAAAAATGGAGAACACTTCTCAAGAAAATGTGGCAAGAGATGAGGTTTCTGAAAAAACAGTGACACCTGAGACCTTTCAGCAGGACTTACAGAGTGAACCTCCAGAGGCCCCAGTCGATCAGGCTACATCCGTGGAGCCCACAGCTGTAGAGAACAGCCCTGCGACAAGGCGTAGGGGACAGAAGAAGGTTAAGCCCCCATCCAGCCTGCTGTGTGTGGAGTGTGGACAGAGCTTCAGCGCGGTTCCAGAGCTCGTGACTCACCGCAAGATTCAGCATGGCTTGAAGGATGCCATACACCGCTGCACAGTATGCGGAGAGGGCTTTCTCAACACCACACTCTTCCTCTATCACCGCAGGCAGCACCGCAAAGAGGTGGAAGGTGAACCCAAGCAGGCCCCACTTGAAATCCAACAGTTCTCCACAGCTGTGCTTGAGGCCCCAGGTGAGGGACTCTTGCTTTTAGCCACGGCAGGGGAAGGCCAGAGTCTAATGGAGGTGACCACTCTGGAACAGACAATAACCGAGACCCCTGTAGCACACGTGGAGGTAGAGCTGCACAGTAATGAAATGAGAGGAGAGGATGCTCTGCAGAATGACCAAGAACATGCAATAGAGGGCACTGTGAGCATGGAGAATAGTGAGATCCTGGTGGACAACATTGTGGAGATGGTGGAAGAAAGGACTGGAGTAAATGAGGAAGAAAGAGTGGAGATGATCACTTGTAATATAGAAGGAGAGCAAAGTGAAGACGTGGAGACCGAGAAAGCTGTCATTTCAGAGAATCAAGGAGAGGTGGAAAGTAACTCTGCAGAGGAACCTGTTACAGCGTCCTCCTCAGGCACTGAAGGACAGAGTTTTCTCTGCCATCAGTGTGGATCCTGTTTCCCCATAGAGCAGGAGTTGGCAAAGCACCGCAGTACCAAGCATGGCCTGGAGGCGGCATTGCACACCTGCACAGAATGTGGGGCTGAGTTTATGAGTACCACACAGTTCCTGTACCATCGCCGAGAGCATCGTCAGAATGGACCTGCAGGACAAACACCTTCTGCTGAGGAGAAACTTAGGCTCTTCCCTGCTTCAGCTCTCACCTCCATTGTTAAATGCAGAGACGACATGCCCCTCAGACAACCAG ACGCCACCCTCGAGGCCCCTGCTAAGCTGAGCCGGGACTGGTCGCGCACTGCCCTGCCTCACGAATGCCCGCATTGTGGAAAGGGCTTTACACGGCGCAGCCTATTGCGTGAGCATGTGTTCCAGCACACGGGCGAGAAACTCTTTAACTGTAAAGTCTGCAAGAAGAGCTTCCCCTCTCCAGCCAGTCTGCTGCGTCACCAACTGACTCATGGGGGATCCCGCTTGTTCAGTTGCCCCTTCTGTGATAAGCGCTTCTTCCAGGCTACCTCACTCAAACGCCATATGCTGATTCACCAGACGGGGGAAACCCAGCAAAGAAGGATCAGAGGCAGAGGAAAAGGGAGGACACTATCCCCAAATGATGGGCGTGTGCACATCTGCCCAGAGTGCCCAGCCAGCTTCAAGTTTGAGTCCCAGCTGCAGAGTCAcag ACTCCTACACACCAGCCATCCTTTCCCTTGCAATGTGTGTGGGGAGGCGTTTATACGTCGCAAGGACCTGGACCTCCACTATCTCATCCACCAAG ATAAAGAACCAAAGACATGTCCTAACTGCGACTCTCAGTTCCTGAATCAGACAGTGTTGGACACACACCTGCAGCGCTGCACCGGGGAGGTGTCGGTGCGCCGCAGATATAAAGGTCAGGGACGAGGGAAGGTGGGAGGTCAGCTGGAGTGTGATATGTGTGGTCACCGCTGTGTCACTCAGGATGGTCTCGACCTGCACCGTCTCTCCCACACGGGTCAGACGCCACTGCGGTGCCCACTCGCCCCGTGCAGACGGCGCTTCGCCTCCAACTCTGCATTAGGGGAGCACCTGTTGGCACACTGCCGTGGAGCACTGGGCAAAAAAACCGCCCCACGACGCTTCAAATGCGAGTACTGTGGGAAGGAGTTTGCCTACCCGTCTACCTTCAGTGTTCACATGAGAACGCACACCAACGATCGACCATTCGAG TGCTCTCATTGTGGGAAGCGTTTCCGGCAGCTTCCACATCTACAGGACCACGAGCGTATTCATAGCGGTGAACGGCCGTTCACGTGCTGGGTGTGCGGTAAAAGCTTCAGCGTAGCAGCTAGACTAACGGAACATGCCCGTGTGCACAGTGGCGAGCGGCCGTACGTCTGCCCTCGTTGTCCCACCGCCTTCCGTTCCCGACCCAACCTCGACAAACACATGCGTCTCCATGCTGATGACCCCGTAGACCCCGCTGCACAGAGCATGCTGGACGATGATGCGGCTGTACAAACCATCCTCCTAGTACAAGAGTCTGCCTCATCCTCACCATCCTCTTCCTCATCTGCCATGCCTGTGGTCCAGGAGGGCATGTTTGTGGCAGAGGAAGGCGGCTCATCTGTGGTCTTCCTTCATCACAACCTGAGCATGCCCACCATCACTGTGCCAACCATCTCAGTGCCCTCTGGGACTGTTCCAAACATCTCTGTAGTGGCAGGCCAAGATGTGCCTCACACTATTGAAGTTATTTTAGAGGAGACTGTGTAA
- the LOC127453945 gene encoding zinc finger protein 585B-like isoform X3, with the protein MESSSVYMCFPCYQEFPTLEEVLAHQINCTAENPHLVNNETPIEAAAAAAGLPQVAMQSVSVPQTQTTMNLSSMLGQKKALQGDAPRVLYQCADCEVLFDALSLWQQHRKTGCCLETGPGPGGDQGESHETDGKVAQTVFSQPEDQEPEQEQHAHRQIEVNEERGLPEVKMENTSQENVARDEVSEKTVTPETFQQDLQSEPPEAPVDQATSVEPTAVENSPATRRRGQKKVKPPSSLLCVECGQSFSAVPELVTHRKIQHGLKDAIHRCTVCGEGFLNTTLFLYHRRQHRKEVEGEPKQAPLEIQQFSTAVLEAPGEGLLLLATAGEGQSLMEVTTLEQTITETPVAHVEVELHSNEMRGEDALQNDQEHAIEGTVSMENSEILVDNIVEMVEERTGVNEEERVEMITCNIEGEQSEDVETEKAVISENQGEVESNSAEEPVTASSSGTEGQSFLCHQCGSCFPIEQELAKHRSTKHGLEAALHTCTECGAEFMSTTQFLYHRREHRQNGPAGQTPSAEEKLRLFPASALTSIVKCRDDMPLRQPADATLEAPAKLSRDWSRTALPHECPHCGKGFTRRSLLREHVFQHTGEKLFNCKVCKKSFPSPASLLRHQLTHGGSRLFSCPFCDKRFFQATSLKRHMLIHQTGETQQRRIRGRGKGRTLSPNDGRVHICPECPASFKFESQLQSHRLLHTSHPFPCNVCGEAFIRRKDLDLHYLIHQDKEPKTCPNCDSQFLNQTVLDTHLQRCTGEVSVRRRYKGQGRGKVGGQLECDMCGHRCVTQDGLDLHRLSHTGQTPLRCPLAPCRRRFASNSALGEHLLAHCRGALGKKTAPRRFKCEYCGKEFAYPSTFSVHMRTHTNDRPFECSHCGKRFRQLPHLQDHERIHSGERPFTCWVCGKSFSVAARLTEHARVHSGERPYVCPRCPTAFRSRPNLDKHMRLHADDPVDPAAQSMLDDDAAVQTILLVQESASSSPSSSSSAMPVVQEGMFVAEEGGSSVVFLHHNLSMPTITVPTISVPSGTVPNISVVAGQDVPHTIEVILEETV; encoded by the exons GTGGCAATGCAGTCTGTGTCAGTTCCTCAGACCCAGACAACTATGAATTTGTCTTCTATGCTAGGACAGAAGAAAGCTCTTCAAGGTGATGCTCCACGCGTTCTGTACCAGTGTGCTGACTGTGAGGTTCTCTTTGATGCTCTGTCGCTGTGGCAGCAGCACCGCAAGACGGGCTGTTGCCTTGAGACAGGGCCAGGACCTGGAGGAGACCAGGGAGAGAGCCATGAAACGGATGGTAAAGTAGCCCAAACAGTTTTTAGTCAACCAGAAGATCAGGAACCTGAGCAGGAACAGCACGCACACCGACAGATAGAGGTGAATGAAGAGAGAGGATTGCCTGAAGTAAAAATGGAGAACACTTCTCAAGAAAATGTGGCAAGAGATGAGGTTTCTGAAAAAACAGTGACACCTGAGACCTTTCAGCAGGACTTACAGAGTGAACCTCCAGAGGCCCCAGTCGATCAGGCTACATCCGTGGAGCCCACAGCTGTAGAGAACAGCCCTGCGACAAGGCGTAGGGGACAGAAGAAGGTTAAGCCCCCATCCAGCCTGCTGTGTGTGGAGTGTGGACAGAGCTTCAGCGCGGTTCCAGAGCTCGTGACTCACCGCAAGATTCAGCATGGCTTGAAGGATGCCATACACCGCTGCACAGTATGCGGAGAGGGCTTTCTCAACACCACACTCTTCCTCTATCACCGCAGGCAGCACCGCAAAGAGGTGGAAGGTGAACCCAAGCAGGCCCCACTTGAAATCCAACAGTTCTCCACAGCTGTGCTTGAGGCCCCAGGTGAGGGACTCTTGCTTTTAGCCACGGCAGGGGAAGGCCAGAGTCTAATGGAGGTGACCACTCTGGAACAGACAATAACCGAGACCCCTGTAGCACACGTGGAGGTAGAGCTGCACAGTAATGAAATGAGAGGAGAGGATGCTCTGCAGAATGACCAAGAACATGCAATAGAGGGCACTGTGAGCATGGAGAATAGTGAGATCCTGGTGGACAACATTGTGGAGATGGTGGAAGAAAGGACTGGAGTAAATGAGGAAGAAAGAGTGGAGATGATCACTTGTAATATAGAAGGAGAGCAAAGTGAAGACGTGGAGACCGAGAAAGCTGTCATTTCAGAGAATCAAGGAGAGGTGGAAAGTAACTCTGCAGAGGAACCTGTTACAGCGTCCTCCTCAGGCACTGAAGGACAGAGTTTTCTCTGCCATCAGTGTGGATCCTGTTTCCCCATAGAGCAGGAGTTGGCAAAGCACCGCAGTACCAAGCATGGCCTGGAGGCGGCATTGCACACCTGCACAGAATGTGGGGCTGAGTTTATGAGTACCACACAGTTCCTGTACCATCGCCGAGAGCATCGTCAGAATGGACCTGCAGGACAAACACCTTCTGCTGAGGAGAAACTTAGGCTCTTCCCTGCTTCAGCTCTCACCTCCATTGTTAAATGCAGAGACGACATGCCCCTCAGACAACCAG CAGACGCCACCCTCGAGGCCCCTGCTAAGCTGAGCCGGGACTGGTCGCGCACTGCCCTGCCTCACGAATGCCCGCATTGTGGAAAGGGCTTTACACGGCGCAGCCTATTGCGTGAGCATGTGTTCCAGCACACGGGCGAGAAACTCTTTAACTGTAAAGTCTGCAAGAAGAGCTTCCCCTCTCCAGCCAGTCTGCTGCGTCACCAACTGACTCATGGGGGATCCCGCTTGTTCAGTTGCCCCTTCTGTGATAAGCGCTTCTTCCAGGCTACCTCACTCAAACGCCATATGCTGATTCACCAGACGGGGGAAACCCAGCAAAGAAGGATCAGAGGCAGAGGAAAAGGGAGGACACTATCCCCAAATGATGGGCGTGTGCACATCTGCCCAGAGTGCCCAGCCAGCTTCAAGTTTGAGTCCCAGCTGCAGAGTCAcag ACTCCTACACACCAGCCATCCTTTCCCTTGCAATGTGTGTGGGGAGGCGTTTATACGTCGCAAGGACCTGGACCTCCACTATCTCATCCACCAAG ATAAAGAACCAAAGACATGTCCTAACTGCGACTCTCAGTTCCTGAATCAGACAGTGTTGGACACACACCTGCAGCGCTGCACCGGGGAGGTGTCGGTGCGCCGCAGATATAAAGGTCAGGGACGAGGGAAGGTGGGAGGTCAGCTGGAGTGTGATATGTGTGGTCACCGCTGTGTCACTCAGGATGGTCTCGACCTGCACCGTCTCTCCCACACGGGTCAGACGCCACTGCGGTGCCCACTCGCCCCGTGCAGACGGCGCTTCGCCTCCAACTCTGCATTAGGGGAGCACCTGTTGGCACACTGCCGTGGAGCACTGGGCAAAAAAACCGCCCCACGACGCTTCAAATGCGAGTACTGTGGGAAGGAGTTTGCCTACCCGTCTACCTTCAGTGTTCACATGAGAACGCACACCAACGATCGACCATTCGAG TGCTCTCATTGTGGGAAGCGTTTCCGGCAGCTTCCACATCTACAGGACCACGAGCGTATTCATAGCGGTGAACGGCCGTTCACGTGCTGGGTGTGCGGTAAAAGCTTCAGCGTAGCAGCTAGACTAACGGAACATGCCCGTGTGCACAGTGGCGAGCGGCCGTACGTCTGCCCTCGTTGTCCCACCGCCTTCCGTTCCCGACCCAACCTCGACAAACACATGCGTCTCCATGCTGATGACCCCGTAGACCCCGCTGCACAGAGCATGCTGGACGATGATGCGGCTGTACAAACCATCCTCCTAGTACAAGAGTCTGCCTCATCCTCACCATCCTCTTCCTCATCTGCCATGCCTGTGGTCCAGGAGGGCATGTTTGTGGCAGAGGAAGGCGGCTCATCTGTGGTCTTCCTTCATCACAACCTGAGCATGCCCACCATCACTGTGCCAACCATCTCAGTGCCCTCTGGGACTGTTCCAAACATCTCTGTAGTGGCAGGCCAAGATGTGCCTCACACTATTGAAGTTATTTTAGAGGAGACTGTGTAA
- the LOC127453945 gene encoding zinc finger protein 585B-like isoform X1: protein MRLRWHKAMESSSVYMCFPCYQEFPTLEEVLAHQINCTAENPHLVNNETPIEAAAAAAGLPQVAMQSVSVPQTQTTMNLSSMLGQKKALQGDAPRVLYQCADCEVLFDALSLWQQHRKTGCCLETGPGPGGDQGESHETDGKVAQTVFSQPEDQEPEQEQHAHRQIEVNEERGLPEVKMENTSQENVARDEVSEKTVTPETFQQDLQSEPPEAPVDQATSVEPTAVENSPATRRRGQKKVKPPSSLLCVECGQSFSAVPELVTHRKIQHGLKDAIHRCTVCGEGFLNTTLFLYHRRQHRKEVEGEPKQAPLEIQQFSTAVLEAPGEGLLLLATAGEGQSLMEVTTLEQTITETPVAHVEVELHSNEMRGEDALQNDQEHAIEGTVSMENSEILVDNIVEMVEERTGVNEEERVEMITCNIEGEQSEDVETEKAVISENQGEVESNSAEEPVTASSSGTEGQSFLCHQCGSCFPIEQELAKHRSTKHGLEAALHTCTECGAEFMSTTQFLYHRREHRQNGPAGQTPSAEEKLRLFPASALTSIVKCRDDMPLRQPADATLEAPAKLSRDWSRTALPHECPHCGKGFTRRSLLREHVFQHTGEKLFNCKVCKKSFPSPASLLRHQLTHGGSRLFSCPFCDKRFFQATSLKRHMLIHQTGETQQRRIRGRGKGRTLSPNDGRVHICPECPASFKFESQLQSHRLLHTSHPFPCNVCGEAFIRRKDLDLHYLIHQDKEPKTCPNCDSQFLNQTVLDTHLQRCTGEVSVRRRYKGQGRGKVGGQLECDMCGHRCVTQDGLDLHRLSHTGQTPLRCPLAPCRRRFASNSALGEHLLAHCRGALGKKTAPRRFKCEYCGKEFAYPSTFSVHMRTHTNDRPFECSHCGKRFRQLPHLQDHERIHSGERPFTCWVCGKSFSVAARLTEHARVHSGERPYVCPRCPTAFRSRPNLDKHMRLHADDPVDPAAQSMLDDDAAVQTILLVQESASSSPSSSSSAMPVVQEGMFVAEEGGSSVVFLHHNLSMPTITVPTISVPSGTVPNISVVAGQDVPHTIEVILEETV from the exons GTGGCAATGCAGTCTGTGTCAGTTCCTCAGACCCAGACAACTATGAATTTGTCTTCTATGCTAGGACAGAAGAAAGCTCTTCAAGGTGATGCTCCACGCGTTCTGTACCAGTGTGCTGACTGTGAGGTTCTCTTTGATGCTCTGTCGCTGTGGCAGCAGCACCGCAAGACGGGCTGTTGCCTTGAGACAGGGCCAGGACCTGGAGGAGACCAGGGAGAGAGCCATGAAACGGATGGTAAAGTAGCCCAAACAGTTTTTAGTCAACCAGAAGATCAGGAACCTGAGCAGGAACAGCACGCACACCGACAGATAGAGGTGAATGAAGAGAGAGGATTGCCTGAAGTAAAAATGGAGAACACTTCTCAAGAAAATGTGGCAAGAGATGAGGTTTCTGAAAAAACAGTGACACCTGAGACCTTTCAGCAGGACTTACAGAGTGAACCTCCAGAGGCCCCAGTCGATCAGGCTACATCCGTGGAGCCCACAGCTGTAGAGAACAGCCCTGCGACAAGGCGTAGGGGACAGAAGAAGGTTAAGCCCCCATCCAGCCTGCTGTGTGTGGAGTGTGGACAGAGCTTCAGCGCGGTTCCAGAGCTCGTGACTCACCGCAAGATTCAGCATGGCTTGAAGGATGCCATACACCGCTGCACAGTATGCGGAGAGGGCTTTCTCAACACCACACTCTTCCTCTATCACCGCAGGCAGCACCGCAAAGAGGTGGAAGGTGAACCCAAGCAGGCCCCACTTGAAATCCAACAGTTCTCCACAGCTGTGCTTGAGGCCCCAGGTGAGGGACTCTTGCTTTTAGCCACGGCAGGGGAAGGCCAGAGTCTAATGGAGGTGACCACTCTGGAACAGACAATAACCGAGACCCCTGTAGCACACGTGGAGGTAGAGCTGCACAGTAATGAAATGAGAGGAGAGGATGCTCTGCAGAATGACCAAGAACATGCAATAGAGGGCACTGTGAGCATGGAGAATAGTGAGATCCTGGTGGACAACATTGTGGAGATGGTGGAAGAAAGGACTGGAGTAAATGAGGAAGAAAGAGTGGAGATGATCACTTGTAATATAGAAGGAGAGCAAAGTGAAGACGTGGAGACCGAGAAAGCTGTCATTTCAGAGAATCAAGGAGAGGTGGAAAGTAACTCTGCAGAGGAACCTGTTACAGCGTCCTCCTCAGGCACTGAAGGACAGAGTTTTCTCTGCCATCAGTGTGGATCCTGTTTCCCCATAGAGCAGGAGTTGGCAAAGCACCGCAGTACCAAGCATGGCCTGGAGGCGGCATTGCACACCTGCACAGAATGTGGGGCTGAGTTTATGAGTACCACACAGTTCCTGTACCATCGCCGAGAGCATCGTCAGAATGGACCTGCAGGACAAACACCTTCTGCTGAGGAGAAACTTAGGCTCTTCCCTGCTTCAGCTCTCACCTCCATTGTTAAATGCAGAGACGACATGCCCCTCAGACAACCAG CAGACGCCACCCTCGAGGCCCCTGCTAAGCTGAGCCGGGACTGGTCGCGCACTGCCCTGCCTCACGAATGCCCGCATTGTGGAAAGGGCTTTACACGGCGCAGCCTATTGCGTGAGCATGTGTTCCAGCACACGGGCGAGAAACTCTTTAACTGTAAAGTCTGCAAGAAGAGCTTCCCCTCTCCAGCCAGTCTGCTGCGTCACCAACTGACTCATGGGGGATCCCGCTTGTTCAGTTGCCCCTTCTGTGATAAGCGCTTCTTCCAGGCTACCTCACTCAAACGCCATATGCTGATTCACCAGACGGGGGAAACCCAGCAAAGAAGGATCAGAGGCAGAGGAAAAGGGAGGACACTATCCCCAAATGATGGGCGTGTGCACATCTGCCCAGAGTGCCCAGCCAGCTTCAAGTTTGAGTCCCAGCTGCAGAGTCAcag ACTCCTACACACCAGCCATCCTTTCCCTTGCAATGTGTGTGGGGAGGCGTTTATACGTCGCAAGGACCTGGACCTCCACTATCTCATCCACCAAG ATAAAGAACCAAAGACATGTCCTAACTGCGACTCTCAGTTCCTGAATCAGACAGTGTTGGACACACACCTGCAGCGCTGCACCGGGGAGGTGTCGGTGCGCCGCAGATATAAAGGTCAGGGACGAGGGAAGGTGGGAGGTCAGCTGGAGTGTGATATGTGTGGTCACCGCTGTGTCACTCAGGATGGTCTCGACCTGCACCGTCTCTCCCACACGGGTCAGACGCCACTGCGGTGCCCACTCGCCCCGTGCAGACGGCGCTTCGCCTCCAACTCTGCATTAGGGGAGCACCTGTTGGCACACTGCCGTGGAGCACTGGGCAAAAAAACCGCCCCACGACGCTTCAAATGCGAGTACTGTGGGAAGGAGTTTGCCTACCCGTCTACCTTCAGTGTTCACATGAGAACGCACACCAACGATCGACCATTCGAG TGCTCTCATTGTGGGAAGCGTTTCCGGCAGCTTCCACATCTACAGGACCACGAGCGTATTCATAGCGGTGAACGGCCGTTCACGTGCTGGGTGTGCGGTAAAAGCTTCAGCGTAGCAGCTAGACTAACGGAACATGCCCGTGTGCACAGTGGCGAGCGGCCGTACGTCTGCCCTCGTTGTCCCACCGCCTTCCGTTCCCGACCCAACCTCGACAAACACATGCGTCTCCATGCTGATGACCCCGTAGACCCCGCTGCACAGAGCATGCTGGACGATGATGCGGCTGTACAAACCATCCTCCTAGTACAAGAGTCTGCCTCATCCTCACCATCCTCTTCCTCATCTGCCATGCCTGTGGTCCAGGAGGGCATGTTTGTGGCAGAGGAAGGCGGCTCATCTGTGGTCTTCCTTCATCACAACCTGAGCATGCCCACCATCACTGTGCCAACCATCTCAGTGCCCTCTGGGACTGTTCCAAACATCTCTGTAGTGGCAGGCCAAGATGTGCCTCACACTATTGAAGTTATTTTAGAGGAGACTGTGTAA